The Nitrosomonas sp. PY1 genomic sequence CATCAATTCCGAGTCAGGCTGAATTTTGTCGTTAATAAGGAATAGCCTTTCAATGCGATGCTTTTCCTTACCCTGAACCATGCGAACTTGTCGCATAAAATATAACTTATCTTTGCAAATTTCGCTGCAATTACCAGAATCTACTGTCAATAAAACCCATTTACCATGCAAATCTTTCATGCGTAATATTGTATTATCAACTACATTCGTTCCTTTGCCAGAAACCTTAACAATAGGAATCAAATCTCCATAATGCTTACTTTGCGGTCTGTAATCTGTAAAAAACAAAGCATAAGACACCAATATTGGCGCACTCATTAGAGCCAGCAACAATAAAAACTTACGACGATTTGATTTCGCTTTTTGTATAACTTCGTTTGACATTTAATACTATAAATATAATTAATGTTGCAGCAGCTAATGAAAACCACTGAATCGCGTAGCCAATATTTTTACTTGCCCCAGAATCTGACTTATCCCAATCTCTCAACAAACCGTCATTTACATCATTTTTTTGCAACACCAAAATAGGCTGCATATTCAATCCCGTTTCATCTTCATAGCGCTGCAGATCGAACTTATCCCAAATCATTCCCCTAACAAATTCTTCTTTAAGTGTCAAAGCTCTTATTTCAGGGGAAATCACCGTCCCGGTTAATATAACCTCACCTTCAACGCGCTGTATTATCGGTAAAATTAATCTATCTTTACCTAATTCAATCCAACCTCTGTTTATGGGAACATATAAATTGCTAGTCGAAATTTTCATCGGCGTTATAACGTGATAACCAACACGACGTTGATAAGTTTTATTATCTAATAAGATAGTTTTGTCATTCGCAAATTCCCCACGTATCTCAACCTCTCGATATTCAAAGTCTTTGAGTTTAACTAATTCTGTCGGCAAATTTATTGGGGGTTGTTTTGTGTATAACTGAATTTGTTCGTGTTTCTCAGTCTTTTCTTCCGCTCTATTTAGCTGCCACCGTCCCAACGAGCTAAAGATTAAAACAAAAGCAATCATCAGAATAATTGCCCAGACTTTTGGTTTAAAACGATATCCTAATATGCTCATTCTAGCTCACTCATTAGTGATATCGTAAAAGCCATCTATGAAAGAACAGTATTTATTTAAATACAGATTTCATGCAAGAAGATTATTATTTCTCTGAGTTCTTTCTACTACACCACTATTTTTAATTCCAGTTCTCACATTCATTCAAAAAGTCTTATAAAAAACAAAAAATGATGTTAGAACTGGAATTCTCATGGATTATTATTACATTAAGTACACAAAAATAAATAATCCTAGCCATACCACGTCAACAAAGTGCCAGTACCATGCCACACCTTCAAATCCAAAATGATGTTCTGGCGTAAAATGACCAGCTGCACTCCGGAAATAAATTACTGTTAACATGATAGTACCAATGGTTACATGGAATCCATGAAACCCAGTCAACATGAAAAAGGTTGAGCCATAAGCTCCTGATGTCAACTTCAGATTCAAATCATTATAAGCATGCGCATATTCATATGCTTGACACGCAATAAATAACGCGCCAAGGAATATGGTAGCCAGCAGCCATTTTTTAAGGCCTGCACGGTCATTTTTTTTCAAAGCCCAATGCGCAAAGGTTACGGTTACCCCTGAAGTCAACAATAAAAACGTATTAAAAGCTGGCAATCCCCACGCCCCTATTATTGTAAATTCAGGGTGAACACCAGGGCCTGCGGTTGGCCAAATACCGCTAAACGCATTCCAGTATGAGTTACCTAATACTGTGCTTTCTTCTGCCAACCAAGGTATGGACAAGTTACGCATGTAAAATAATGCACCAAAGAATGCACAGAAAAACATTACTTCGGTAAAAATAAACCAGCTCATTCCCCAACGGAAAGAAAGGTCTACTTGATCGCCATATTTTCCAGCCTCGCTTTCTCTGGCTACTGTTCCAAACCAACCAAACAACATATAAATCAGAATAGCAAAGCCTATTGCTAACAATCCGTATCCTAACTCCATTTTATTCATAGTTAATGCTGCGCCCGATCCCATGAATAAGATTGCTGTTGACCCAATGATTGGATACATCGATGGAGCTGGAACGAAATAATGCCCATGTCCAGATTCGTGACTCATTCTTTATCTCCTCCTACTTATGATTATTCAATTTCTAACTAACAACCAATCTCACTACCAGCATTACACACAAAACAAACAATATAGCTCCAATAATTCCACCAATAATAACTTGTGCGGGAGTCAATGATTCCGCATCAGATTCCAGATCGCTTTTTTTTCTGATGCCCATAAAAGCAAACATCACAGCTTTAGCGATTTTCCAGACATCAACCTTTCTTTGCTTTTGCTCAATATTATTATTCGTCATTTTCTAACTGCACTAGCACCATCTGGCAATTCAAAAAAAGTATAAGAGATCGTTACCGTGTGTATCTCTGAGGGCAAATCCGGTTCAATAACAAACTGAACCGGCATTTGCCTTGTTTCATTTGGCTTTAGCACCTGTTTTGTAAAACAAAAACATTCAAATTTCTTCAAGAATTTTTCCAGATTGCGTGGACTATAACTCGGTATTGCTTGTCCATTAATTTCACGATCTGAATTATTAGTAATCTCATACATCACATCGACAGGTTCACCGGGATGAATCTTCACACTAGATTGAAGCGGCTTGAATTGCCATGGCAAACCCCTTGTATTGGCATCAAGCTCTACAGTTACCCAACGTGCTTCATCTACCCGATTTTCTTTAGCCCGAACATCCGGCTGCAGCAAATTATTCACTCCGGTCACTTCACAAAACTTCTCATAGAATGGCACCAGCGCAAAACCAAATACAAACATAATTAATGAAAAAACTAACAACTTTTTTTTCATTAAATTATTTGCTTTTGTATCAGTATTACTCACCATTCTTTCAATATCACCGTTAAATAAATCGCTGCAACCATAATCAACAAAAAGATTGCTGTTTTATATTTACCACGACCTCTTTTTGTTTCTGTTTCTTGTGACGTCATTACTTTTCTCTTTTCTTACCTTTAATTTACAACAGGTGGTTTCTCAAAACTGTGGTAAGGTGCTGGCGATGGCAAGTGTGTCCATTCCAATGTCGTAGCACCATCCCATGGTTTCTGAGGCGCTTTTTCTCCACTACGAATACAACTAATCATAATATACAGAAAAAGAAGCTGCGTTAAACCAAATCCAAATGCTCCGATGCTAGAAACCATATTAAAATCTGCGAATTGCAAATTGTAGTCAGGAATTCTACGAGGCATACCCGCTAAGCCCAAGAAGTGCTGCACGAAGAAGGTCAGATTAAAGAAGAACATGGACAACCAAAAATGCCATTTACCCAATGTTTCGTTATACATGCGACCGGTCCATTTTGGTATCCAATAATATGCGCCGGCAAATAGTGCAAACAATGCGCCTGATACCAACACATAATGGAAATGCGCAATCACATAATAGGTATCTTGAACTTGAATATCAATCGGTACAATTGCACAAATTACACCACTGAATCCACCAATTACAAATAAGAATATAAAACCTATCGCAAATAACATAGGTGTTTCAAATGTCATCGAACCTTGCCACATCGTAGCAGTCCAGTTAAACACCTTAACACCTGTCGGTACAGCAATTAACATGGTTGCGTACATGAAAAACAATTGTCCTACTGTAGGCATACCAGCTGTAAACATATGATGCGCCCAAACCACACAAGACAGAATTGCAATTGAAGCGGTCGCATAAACCATTGATGAGTAGCCAAAAAGCGGTTTTCTAGCGAATGTTGGAATAATTTCCGAAACAATTCCAAATGCTGGCAATATCATAATATAAACTTCAGGATGTCCGAAGAACCAGAAAACATGTTGGAATAACACTGGATCTCCACCCCCCGCAGCATTAAAGAAACTAGTGCCGAAATGTCGATCAGTTAGCAACATTGTTACTGTACCCGCCAACACAGGCATTACCAGCACCAACAGATATGCGGTGATCAACCATGTCCACACAAACATTGGCATTTTCATTAATGTCATGCCCGGTGCACGCATATTCAAAATGGTTGTAATAATATTGATAGATCCCATGATCGAAGAAGCACCCAAGATATGCACTGCAAATATCATCAGATCCACTCCTAGACCGCCCTGCGTAGAAAGCGGCGGATAGAATGTCCATCCACCCGCTGCAGCGCCACCAGGCACGAAGAAAGAGCTAACTAGCAATGTCGCTGCCACTGGCAACAACCAAAAACTCCAGTTATTCATTCGCGCAAACGCCATATCTGGAGCGCCAATCATCAAAGGCACTTGCCAGTTAGCAAACCCCACGAACGCAGGCATGATTGCACCAAAAACCATAATCAATCCATGCAACGTCGTAAACTGATTAAACAATTCCGGTTCCAGTATTTGAATACCTGGCTGAAATAATTCAGCGCGAATTCCCATCGCCAGAAAACCGCCCACCAGAAACATTGTAAAACTGAACCATAAATACATCGAACCAATATCTTTATGGTTAGTCGTAGTAACCCAACGCATTATTCCACTGGGATGATGATCATCGTGTCCGTGACTATGTGCGTCACCATGTACTGCTGCCATAGCTATCTCCTTTTAACCTAATTACTTATTTTCGACATGCATTGATGTTTTAATTGCTGATGTATTTTGGGCACTCACCCATTTCGTATAATCACCAGCCTCCATCACTTCTACCACAATCGGCATGAACCCATGGTCTTTACCACACAATTCAGCACATTGACCACGATAGATACCTGGCTTGTCGGCCGTGAACCAAGTGTCACGAATAAACCCCGGAACAGCATCTTGTTTAATACCTAATGCAGGCACCCACCAAGCATGAATCACATCATTTGCCGTCAAGATAATACGAACTTTTTTACCCACAGGAACCACAACGCGATTATCAACCTCTAACAAATAATCCTTACCCTTGGCTTCCTTATTCTCGACTTGAGCTTTAGGGGTTGACAGCTTACTAAAGAAACTAATTCCCTCGCCCTCACCTTGAAGGTAATCATAACCCCACATCCATTGATAACCGGTAGCTTTAATGGTCATGTCTGGACTTGATGTATCTTTCATCGCTATGACTGTCTTTGTTGCTGGCAAAGCCATCACAACCAGAATAGCAACTGGTATTGCAGTCCAAATAATTTCCACAATAGTACTATGATGAAAATTTGCCGCTTTATAACCTAGAGATTTGCGATGTTTCAGAACCGAATAAAACATCACTCCAAATACAGCTATAAAAATGGCCAAACAAATCCACATCAGCACAATATGCTGATCATAGATATCCTTCGCAATGACACTCTGAGGCTCGGGTAAATTATATTTAGACCCTATCGCCATGCCTGAATACAAAGCGAGAGCGAACACCCCGGTCAGGGCTACTACCGATTTACTTCTCATATTTTCCCCCACATGATTACTGATTTACAGACCCTAGGCTCAACTGTGGCGTTTGTTTGTTTCTAACGCTCACCTGTTACAGCCAGTATACGGAAGCCATATATAACAATCTTGCTTTACAACTATTAGGATTGACGGTTATTAAATTTCTTTGGCTCAATTCCATTATTATCCGCAACTTAGATTTTCTTAGTCATGGATATCATCCATACCCTAATTAATCGAACGGAAATTCTAGCATGCTGACGTCACCCTAACAAGGGAAAATCATGATTTTTATAGCAATAATCCATGACTATAAAATGGTATTGCCACTCATTATCCCCACGTTTAAAGTCATTTTTGGGGACTTGACTCAATATCTATTTTCATGACCTACCATGCCATGTTTATCACCTTTAATTTTCTGGTGCCACAAAAAACCCTCCCCATACCAATCTCACCAACAATTCATCCAGATCATGATATACTGCTCAGTTCGAAGATTTTCTACGGATCAAAAGTTAAAATGGCAAGAATATGCGAAGTAACTCAAAAAAAACCAATGTCTGGTCACAATGTTTCTCATGCAAACAATAAAACCAAGAGACGATTTCTACCGAATCTCCAACACCGTAAATTTTGGGTTGAAAGTGAAAATCGCTGGATTAACCTTCGTTTATCGAATGCCGCGCTACGTACGATAGACAAAAACGGCATTGACACGGTACTGGCTAAATTACATATCAACAAATATAAGTAATTTACTTGTCTATTTGTTATTTTTAATTTCTTCTTCTTGATTCTTTCTTAAGAGAACAATGTAAAGGATTTGCAATGCGTGAAAAAATAAAACTTGAGTCTTCTGCAGGAACAGGGCATTTTTATACAACGACCAAAAATAAGCGAGCTAAGCCAGAAAAGTTAGAAATCAAAAAATTTGATCCGGTAGTTCGTAAACATGTCATTTATAAAGAGACAAAACTAAAATAGCTTAACTTCCCTTCTCTTGATTTAAATAAAAAGAGGCCCGTAAAAACGAGCCTCTTTTTATTCTCCGCGACCGCTTAGAAACTAAGCATAGCAACGTAGGCTTTGCGAGAATGTTCTTAATACCTCAATCCCACTTTCCTCTGCACGTTTGCACCAATCCTCCAATTGTTTTACCAATTCCTCGGTCGATGCGGTTGAACGCTGCCAAATTCCAATCAGTTCTTCACGCATTATATACATCTTATCCAACTCTCTCGCCTGCGTGCTACTTAAAACCTGACTCAATTTTTCCTTTTCATGCGCATGCAATGTTCTTGAATCCGCCATTACCCAACGCTTTAGCGTTGGTTTATCAATACCATACTCCGCAATAGCTCCTTTCAATCCATCCATCTCTTTCGTAAAAGCTTGCTGCAACGATTTAGTATATTTTGCAAGCACTTCGTAGCGGTGAGAAATAACTGCCTGCAATGTATCTAAGTCACAACATTCTTTTTGTTTATTCATTCGCAGCTTAGGCGCTGTTTTTTTAACTTTTGCCAAACCAAATACTTGCAAAATACAAATATAAAGCCAACCAATGTCAAATTCATACCACTTATTGGACAATCGAGCAGATGTTGCAAAAGCATGATGATTATTGTGCAATTCCTCACCCCCTATCAAAATTCCCCAGGGAACAATGTTTCTACTTGCATCTTCCGCTTGAAAATTACGATAGCCCCAGTAATGTCCAACACCATTAATAACACCAGCAGCAAAAATTGGTGCCCATAACATTTGCACTGCCCATATAGTAATACCAATTGGACCAAATAGAATCACATCAATGATCAGCATTAACGCAACACCCTTTGCACTATGCTTGCTATAAACATTACGCTCCACCCAATCATCAGGGGTACCGTATCCATATCGATCCAAAGTTTCTTGGTTTTTTGCTTCCGCCCTATATAGCTCAGAGCCCTCCAGCAATACCTTTTTAATGCCCACAACCACGGGACTATGAGGATCAGCCTCAGTTTCACACTTAGCATGGTGCTTACGATGAATCGCTGTCCATTGTTTTGTTACCATGCCCGTCGTCAACCACAACCAAAAGCGAAAAAAATGACTCGCTATAGGATGCAATTCGAGCGCACGATGCGCAGAATGGCGATGTAAGTAAATCGTAATACTCGCTATTGTTATATGTGTCATAATCAATGTAACGACAACATACCCCCACCAAGGCATATCTACAACGCCCGACAATAAATGAAGAAAATCCGAAATCATTTCACGAAGATCCTTTTAAATAATTCTTAATACTTAATAATCGACCCTGTTTCTATAAACCACACCAGAGCTATTCGAGTCACCCATTAACTA encodes the following:
- a CDS encoding SURF1 family protein, whose translation is MSILGYRFKPKVWAIILMIAFVLIFSSLGRWQLNRAEEKTEKHEQIQLYTKQPPINLPTELVKLKDFEYREVEIRGEFANDKTILLDNKTYQRRVGYHVITPMKISTSNLYVPINRGWIELGKDRLILPIIQRVEGEVILTGTVISPEIRALTLKEEFVRGMIWDKFDLQRYEDETGLNMQPILVLQKNDVNDGLLRDWDKSDSGASKNIGYAIQWFSLAAATLIIFIVLNVKRSYTKSEIKSS
- a CDS encoding cytochrome c oxidase subunit 3, with the protein product MSHESGHGHYFVPAPSMYPIIGSTAILFMGSGAALTMNKMELGYGLLAIGFAILIYMLFGWFGTVARESEAGKYGDQVDLSFRWGMSWFIFTEVMFFCAFFGALFYMRNLSIPWLAEESTVLGNSYWNAFSGIWPTAGPGVHPEFTIIGAWGLPAFNTFLLLTSGVTVTFAHWALKKNDRAGLKKWLLATIFLGALFIACQAYEYAHAYNDLNLKLTSGAYGSTFFMLTGFHGFHVTIGTIMLTVIYFRSAAGHFTPEHHFGFEGVAWYWHFVDVVWLGLFIFVYLM
- a CDS encoding DUF2970 domain-containing protein, with translation MTNNNIEQKQRKVDVWKIAKAVMFAFMGIRKKSDLESDAESLTPAQVIIGGIIGAILFVLCVMLVVRLVVS
- a CDS encoding cytochrome c oxidase assembly protein; protein product: MVSNTDTKANNLMKKKLLVFSLIMFVFGFALVPFYEKFCEVTGVNNLLQPDVRAKENRVDEARWVTVELDANTRGLPWQFKPLQSSVKIHPGEPVDVMYEITNNSDREINGQAIPSYSPRNLEKFLKKFECFCFTKQVLKPNETRQMPVQFVIEPDLPSEIHTVTISYTFFELPDGASAVRK
- the ctaD gene encoding cytochrome c oxidase subunit I: MAAVHGDAHSHGHDDHHPSGIMRWVTTTNHKDIGSMYLWFSFTMFLVGGFLAMGIRAELFQPGIQILEPELFNQFTTLHGLIMVFGAIMPAFVGFANWQVPLMIGAPDMAFARMNNWSFWLLPVAATLLVSSFFVPGGAAAGGWTFYPPLSTQGGLGVDLMIFAVHILGASSIMGSINIITTILNMRAPGMTLMKMPMFVWTWLITAYLLVLVMPVLAGTVTMLLTDRHFGTSFFNAAGGGDPVLFQHVFWFFGHPEVYIMILPAFGIVSEIIPTFARKPLFGYSSMVYATASIAILSCVVWAHHMFTAGMPTVGQLFFMYATMLIAVPTGVKVFNWTATMWQGSMTFETPMLFAIGFIFLFVIGGFSGVICAIVPIDIQVQDTYYVIAHFHYVLVSGALFALFAGAYYWIPKWTGRMYNETLGKWHFWLSMFFFNLTFFVQHFLGLAGMPRRIPDYNLQFADFNMVSSIGAFGFGLTQLLFLYIMISCIRSGEKAPQKPWDGATTLEWTHLPSPAPYHSFEKPPVVN
- the coxB gene encoding cytochrome c oxidase subunit II, with amino-acid sequence MRSKSVVALTGVFALALYSGMAIGSKYNLPEPQSVIAKDIYDQHIVLMWICLAIFIAVFGVMFYSVLKHRKSLGYKAANFHHSTIVEIIWTAIPVAILVVMALPATKTVIAMKDTSSPDMTIKATGYQWMWGYDYLQGEGEGISFFSKLSTPKAQVENKEAKGKDYLLEVDNRVVVPVGKKVRIILTANDVIHAWWVPALGIKQDAVPGFIRDTWFTADKPGIYRGQCAELCGKDHGFMPIVVEVMEAGDYTKWVSAQNTSAIKTSMHVENK
- the rpmB gene encoding 50S ribosomal protein L28, whose amino-acid sequence is MARICEVTQKKPMSGHNVSHANNKTKRRFLPNLQHRKFWVESENRWINLRLSNAALRTIDKNGIDTVLAKLHINKYK
- the rpmG gene encoding 50S ribosomal protein L33, whose amino-acid sequence is MREKIKLESSAGTGHFYTTTKNKRAKPEKLEIKKFDPVVRKHVIYKETKLK
- a CDS encoding fatty acid desaturase, translating into MISDFLHLLSGVVDMPWWGYVVVTLIMTHITIASITIYLHRHSAHRALELHPIASHFFRFWLWLTTGMVTKQWTAIHRKHHAKCETEADPHSPVVVGIKKVLLEGSELYRAEAKNQETLDRYGYGTPDDWVERNVYSKHSAKGVALMLIIDVILFGPIGITIWAVQMLWAPIFAAGVINGVGHYWGYRNFQAEDASRNIVPWGILIGGEELHNNHHAFATSARLSNKWYEFDIGWLYICILQVFGLAKVKKTAPKLRMNKQKECCDLDTLQAVISHRYEVLAKYTKSLQQAFTKEMDGLKGAIAEYGIDKPTLKRWVMADSRTLHAHEKEKLSQVLSSTQARELDKMYIMREELIGIWQRSTASTEELVKQLEDWCKRAEESGIEVLRTFSQSLRCYA